The following proteins are encoded in a genomic region of Gouania willdenowi chromosome 6, fGouWil2.1, whole genome shotgun sequence:
- the hyal6 gene encoding hyaluronoglucosaminidase 6: MVLMGIHLLWLVLWIGLGIKLHVWGDQMKPSRVPLIPHRPFVVIWNAPTESCRQKFKVDLDLSIFDIVANLNETLSGPNVTIFYHRHLGYYPFYSNSGVPINGGLPQNQSISKHLSKARADIDKLIPHKDFRGLGVIDWENWRPQWVRNWGSKDIYRNKSKEQIRKLHPNWPESKVEKEAKETFERAGQSFMNLTLALAEARRPDGLWGFYLFPDCYNYGYKQHPQRYTGECPNIEHVRNDHLMWMWKESTALYPSIYLDYELKSSTNTVKFVHYRVKEAMRIASIARTDYTLPVFVYSRPFYAYTFVVLSQSDLVHTIGESAALGASGVVLWGSSEYSRSQRNCLTVKKYIDGPLGHYVINVTSAAKLCSKALCKKNGRCVRKSLDSGAHLHLNPRFFYIHRNRNKALKGPRFHVRGHLNNHDILDMKHKFTCQCFQGWTGIHCEMPQAVTRRPSALPPQPAAPHPHHQEMSLLGEILIFLSLHFSCLCIIVFLGLCLIIKCLVL, translated from the exons ATGGTGCTGATGGGAATCCATCTCTTGTGGCTTGTGTTGTGGATTGGCTTGGGAATAAAGTTGCATGTTTGGGGTGATCAGATGAAGCCTTCACGGGTACCGCTGATCCCTCATCGGCCCTTTGTTGTAATCTGGAATGCTCCTACTGAGTCGTGTCGACAAAAGTTCAAAGTGGACCTGGACCTCAGTATTTTTGATATTGTTGCAAACCTAAATGAAACCCTAAGTGGACCCAATGTCACCATATTTTACCACCGTCATCTGGGCTACTACCCATTCTACTCTAACTCTGGGGTTCCTATCAATGGTGGCCTCCCACAAAATCAAAGCATCTCCAAACATCTAAGCAAGGCCAGGGCAGATATTGATAAGCTGATCCCTCACAAGGACTTTCGGGGCCTCGGTGTAATTGACTGGGAGAATTGGAGGCCTCAGTGGGTCAGAAACTGGGGCTCTAAAGATATCTACCGCAACAAGTCCAAGGAGCAGATCCGAAAACTTCACCCAAACTGGCCAGAGAGCAAGGTGGAAAAGGAGGCCAAGGAGACCTTTGAAAGAGCAGGACAATCTTTCATGAACTTGACCTTAGCATTGGCCGAAGCTCGCAGGCCAGATGGGCTGTGGGGCTTTTACCTGTTTCCAGACTGCTACAACTATGGCTACAAGCAGCACCCTCAAAGGTACACTGGGGAGTGTCCCAACATTGAGCATGTTCGCAATGACCACCTGATGTGGATGTGGAAGGAGAGCACCGCCCTCTATCCATCAATTTATCTTGACTATGAGCTAAAGTCCTCTACGAACACTGTCAAGTttgtccactacagagtgaaggAGGCCATGAGGATTGCATCCATTGCTCGCACAGACTACACACTGCCTGTGTTTGTCTATTCCAGACCGTTCTACGCATACACTTTTGTAGTTCTTTCACAG AGTGATCTAGTGCACACCATTGGGGAGAGTGCTGCTTTGGGAGCATCAGGTGTTGTTCTCTGGGGATCATCGGAATACTCTCGATCGCAG AGAAACTGTCTGACTGTGAAGAAATACATTGATGGTCCTCTGGGTCATTATGTCATCAACGTCACGTCAGCGGCTAAGTTGTGCAGCAAAGCTCTGTGCAAAAAAAATGGAAGATGTGTTCGTAAGAGTCTGGACTCTGGCGCTCACCTACACCTCAACCCGCGCTTCTTTTACATCCACCGTAATCGTAATAAAGCACTGAAAGGTCCACGTTTTCACGTCAGAGGTCACCTCAACAACCACGACATCCTGGATATGAAACACAAGTTCACCTGCCAGTGTTTCCAGGGCTGGACAGGAATTCACTGTGAAATGCCCCAAGCTGTCACACGTCGTCCTTCCGCTCTCCCACCCCAGCCAGCGGCCCCACACCCCCATCATCAAGAAATGAGCCTACTGGGAGAGATCTTGATCTTTCTGTCTCTTCATTTCTCTTGCTTGTGCATCATTGTGTTCCTGGGCCTCTGCTTAATTATTAAGTGTCTTGTACTGTAG